A portion of the Bactrocera neohumeralis isolate Rockhampton chromosome 2, APGP_CSIRO_Bneo_wtdbg2-racon-allhic-juicebox.fasta_v2, whole genome shotgun sequence genome contains these proteins:
- the LOC126764048 gene encoding pickpocket protein 19: protein MAHHGVKTADKANNTEHRNSNYKTSDPEGKIKTERVAIDNERAGSKMKCAYFTRIVRFLTIFVVVLITTYVCLKVSKRFINNYVQTVVEHTDLHIGEIPFPAISICPLIGINWTKIPEMKIKLLGNNYSALFEAKFDRQIRKLVYAQQLDDFRNLSRIQDNVALSEDDEYGWKSEGSNYTWSDIQKMLSYNCEKLFEKCVWQSVELPCCDIFRYTPIYGGYCFSFNMLHNKNESSLRTSFGVGPGNGLKVYIRNMEEDKFALVVHEPSTEPDIGATFLEAKRTIIVVNPIRFTSDPEIASLLPMLRRCYFTSEMRKKGITEGSCMRKCRLKYIRAKCNCTVATSPTSKSDNEAPKNTTQFCNLANVGCLNNLEDFIEYYASKNHYEEALYKSGLNCSCYHNCDYIKYNAALYLDRWGDELNANLSEFQIFYQQATFFSYRSVLVATWVDLLVSYGGIAGLFLGISALGLIEYFKRSCGRWKRRIIGLYNYFKRIVYSLLH, encoded by the exons ATGGCACACCACGGCGTTAAAACCGCGGATAAAGCAAATAACACGGAACACAGAAATTCCAATTATAAAACAAGTGACCCGGAAGGTAAAATTAAAACAGAACGAGTAGCGATCGATAATGAAAGGGCAGGTTCGAAAATGAAGTGCGCATATTTTACAAG AATAGTCCGCTTCTTAACCATCTTCGTCGTTGTTCTGATCACAACTTATGTGTGCTTGAAGGTCTCGAAGCGTTTCATTAACAATTATGTGCAAACTGTTGTCGAACACACCGATCTGCACATTGGCGAAATACCGTTTCCCGCTATATCTATTTGCCCACTAATCGGCATCAATTGGACCAAAATACcggaaatgaaaataaagttattggGTAATAATTATTCTGCATTATTTGAAGCGAAATTTGATCGGCAAATTCGCAAGCTAGTTTATGCTCAACAACTGGACGATTTTCGAAATCTTAGTAGGATTCAAGATAATGTAGCATTATCTGAGGATGATGAATATGGTTGGAAGTCTGAAGGTTCTAACTACACTTGGAGTGATATTCAAAAAATGCTTTCCTATAATTGTGAAAAGTTGTTCGAGAAATGTGTTTGGCAGAGCGTAGAGTTGCCGTGTTGTGACATTTTTCGATACACGCCGATTTATGGAGGTTACTGCTTCTCTTTCAATATGCTGCATAATAAG AATGAGAGCTCACTAAGAACATCTTTTGGCGTTGGTCCTGGCAATGGTTTGAAGGTCTATATTCGGAATATGGAAGAGGATAAATTTGCG CTAGTTGTTCATGAACCTAGTACGGAGCCGGATATCGGAGCTACATTTCTTGAGGCCAAACGTACAATAATCGTGGTCAACCCAATACGCTTTACATCTGACCCGGAAATAGCCTCTCTCCTTCCAATGTTACGACGCTGCTATTTTACC AGTGAAATGAGAAAGAAGGGCATTACAGAAGGATCTTGCATGCGCAAATGCCGCTTAAAATATATCCGCGCCAAGTGCAATTGTACCGTTGCAACATCACCCACTAGTAAAAGCGACAACGAGGCACCCAAGAATACAACCCAATTTTGCAACCTCGCAAATGTCGGCTGTTTAAACAACTTAGAAGATTTCATTGAGTATTATGCGAGCAAAAATCACTACGAGGAGGCTTTGTATAAAAGCGGCTTGAATTGCTCCTGCTATCACAACTGTGACTACATAAAATATAATGCAGCGCTTTACCTCGATCGTTGGGG TGACGAACTAAATGCTAACTTGAGtgagtttcaaatattttatcagcAAGCGACTTTCTTTTCCTATCGCTCCGTATTGGTCGCCACTTGGGTGGATTTGCTCG TTTCCTATGGCGGCATCGCTGGTCTTTTTCTCGGTATTTCGGCTCTGGGCTTAATCGAGTACTTTAAGCGTTCTTGCGGTCGTTGGAAGCGGAGAATTATCGGcttatataattatttcaagCGCATCGTTTATTCGTTATTACACTAA